A portion of the Pseudarthrobacter sp. L1SW genome contains these proteins:
- a CDS encoding glycosyltransferase: MKILLWHVHGSWTDAFVRGRHEYLLPVLPGGGPWGLGRAGRDWPASVREVDLASLDAAEVDAVVLQRPQELDEVARLLGRRPGADLPAVYVEHNTPKGNFPNTSHPLADQTSIPLVHVTHFNRLAWDNGSAPSLVVEHGIPDPGQLYTGELPELGVVVNEPIRRGRVTGTDLFPAFASVAPLQVFGMQTEGLAAATGIAESRLTPRGDLKTLELHRELAKCRVYIHPMRWTSLGLSLLEAMHLGMPVVALATTEAPRAVPPEAGAVSADIDELLRCARRLVANPEEARRRGAAAREAALERYGLGKFHHRWDEILADLGSKSGHRHNEPLDERILVPARERKTP, from the coding sequence ATGAAAATCCTGCTCTGGCATGTCCACGGTTCCTGGACGGACGCCTTTGTGCGCGGCCGTCACGAGTACCTCCTTCCTGTCCTGCCAGGGGGCGGACCCTGGGGGCTTGGCCGTGCAGGCAGGGACTGGCCTGCGTCTGTGCGGGAGGTGGACCTCGCCTCGCTGGACGCGGCGGAGGTTGACGCCGTCGTCCTCCAACGCCCGCAAGAACTCGACGAAGTTGCCCGGCTGCTGGGCCGGCGGCCAGGCGCGGACCTTCCTGCCGTGTATGTGGAGCACAACACCCCCAAGGGAAATTTCCCCAATACCAGCCACCCGCTCGCGGACCAGACCAGCATCCCCCTGGTCCACGTGACGCACTTCAACAGGCTGGCCTGGGACAACGGCTCGGCACCCAGCCTGGTGGTGGAGCACGGAATCCCGGACCCCGGACAGCTCTACACGGGGGAACTGCCCGAATTGGGGGTGGTGGTGAATGAACCCATCCGCCGCGGCCGCGTCACCGGAACGGACCTGTTCCCCGCCTTCGCTTCAGTGGCGCCGCTGCAGGTCTTCGGCATGCAGACCGAGGGCCTGGCCGCCGCCACCGGGATCGCGGAGTCACGCCTGACCCCGCGGGGCGACCTGAAGACCCTGGAACTGCACCGTGAACTGGCCAAGTGCCGCGTGTACATCCACCCCATGCGCTGGACCTCCCTGGGACTGTCCCTCCTGGAGGCCATGCACCTGGGCATGCCGGTGGTTGCCCTGGCCACCACCGAAGCGCCCCGCGCGGTGCCGCCGGAAGCCGGCGCCGTCTCCGCCGACATCGACGAACTGCTCCGCTGCGCGCGGCGGCTGGTGGCCAATCCGGAGGAAGCACGACGGCGGGGAGCCGCCGCCCGCGAGGCGGCACTGGAACGCTACGGCCTGGGTAAGTTCCACCACCGCTGGGACGAGATCCTGGCGGACCTCGGCAGCAAGTCCGGCCACCGCCACAACGAACCCCTGGACGAGCGGATCCTCGTTCCGGCGCGGGAGAGGAAGACCCCATGA